GCCGACCAGCAAGCTCGATCTGATCGAAATGGTATTCATATTTTCCCTCCCCGATTTATTGTATAGCGCCCTCACATCCAGAAATATTCCATTGTCCAACACATATATTTGTTTATAAAATTATGTTCTTGCCATTAATTTCTTAGGAATATTAATGGAAATGCATTTTATGGAGCACGCCTCATATCGCATAAATTTTTCATTTCATTGAATTCTTTGGCGTCTTTTCCCTGAAAATTACCACAATAAGATGGAAAAATTCGAGCAGCAACAAGGCTTATGGTGTTAAATACTGGTCCTATGGAATAGGATTTATCATTCAATCGCGTAATGTACCCGACGTCCGTGAGACCGGTCAAAATCATATGGCAGGTTGATCTGCTAAAATTCACCTGCTTGGCAATTTCGACATAAGAAAAAGATCTATCACCATTGTCCGATAAGAAATTGAGAATTTTCGAAACCCTATGGACTCCAGGATGTAACTTTGACATTTTACATCCTCCAGTTACGCCATATATCCTCTCTGCTCTATGTATGCCGTGCGCTTTTCCAGTATCTCATAGTTCAAGATTTCCGAGAACCAGATAGGCAAAGTTATCTGATAATATTCTTATATGGATTCGCCGACTATCGAATCGGAAAACCAACACAATTCAGGCGTGCACAAACGCCACCGCTTTATGGTGAAAATAAATATTATTTGTGATTGCCTATGGTTTTAGGAAATCCGCCAAATCGCCCCTCCACGATATCCCGAATGCTGGAGAGAGAATCTCGACAACACTGGGATAGTCACCCCGACAATGACTTTATAGTGTAGCAATATATTCTATTGTTCAACCCAAATGTACTAATCAAACTTAGCTTATTAAATTACTGACCAATATTATCTTTTTGCATTCTGTCTTTTTGCGCACACAGGCGGATAGGGGCACACATACGATCGTGCCTTTCAGTCATAAGACGACACCGACGGCGATTTCCGCAGCCACTGGCTAAACAAAGCCGCATGGCGTTGCGCGACCGGTAGGCTGCATCGCGTGCACACGCAGGACGCAACGCGAGGTGGGGCCGAAGCCGCCGGCTTTCGATCGATGCCCCCGGAAATCGCCTAGTAGGACGAATCCGGCTGCGCACGGCTCAAGAAGTTCCTGCCGCTGCGAACCGTCGAGGCGCGGCTCGCCTTCGCCAAGTCGAAGATGGGCGATGACGGCTCGATCGGCCCGATGCCGAGAACGGGACCATGGCCTTCCGCAATGGCTCGCACCGCCAAGGCGTTACGGGCGACTACCGCACCTAAGGCGACGACAACCTGCCCGACGCCCCTCGGAGTCCTAGACGAGACGCAGTTTCACCGGATCGCCTAGCCACGCATCCTCAGAGCTCCTGCAGCTCCTTCACGAGCTGCTCGGCCATCTTCTTGGCATCGCCGAACAGCATCTGGGTGTTCTCGTTGAAGTAGATCGGGTTATCGATCCCGGCGAAGCCCGCGGCCATGCCGCGCTTGACGATCATCACCGTCCTGGCCTTGTCGGCCTCGATGATCGGCATGCCGGCGATGACGCTATTGGGGTCGTCGCGCGCGGCTGGATTGATCGTGTCGTTGGCGCCGATGACCAGGGCGACGTCGGTCTGCGGCATCTCGGGGTTGATGTCCTCGAGCTCGACCAGCTTGTCGTAGGGCACGTCGGCCTCGGCCAGCAGCACGTTCATGTGCCCAGGCATGCGGCCCGCGACCGGATGGATCGCGAACTTCACGTCGACGCCCATTTCCTCGAGGTGCTCGTAGAGCTCGGCGACGCGGTGCTGCGCCTGGGCGACGGCCATGCCGTAGCCCGGGATGATCACCACCGAGCTTGCCAGTTCGAGCACGGGCGCGGCCTCCTCGGCGCTCATCGAGCGGACCGGGCGCTCCTCGACCTTGCCGGCGGGGCCCGCGGCAAGCTGGCCGAAGCCGCCGAACAGCACGTTGGAGAACGAGCGGTTCATCGCCTTGCACATGATGACGGCAAGGATGAAGCCCGAAGTGCCGTCGAGCGCGCCGACGATGATGAGCAGCTTGTTGTCGAGCGCGAAGCCCATCGCCGAGGCGGCGAGGCCGGCGTAGGAATTGAGCAGCGCGATCACCGTAGGCATGTCGGCCCCGCCGATCGGGATGACCAGCAGCACGCCGAACAGCAGCGCCAGGGCGATGAACAGCGGGAAAAGCTGGCTCGAAGTCGGCACGAAGATCAGCATTCCGGCGCAGCCGAGCGCCGCGGCGAAGATGAGCACGTTGAGCACGCGCTGGCCGGCAAACATGATCGGCCGTGTCGGCATGATCTCCTGCAGCTTGGCAAAAGCGATGACCGAGGCCGTGCAGGTCAAGAAACCGAGCAGCATCTCGAGCATCAAGGCCCAGAGCACGAAGCTCCCTGCCGGCAATGTCGGCGCGAGCTTGTAGTATTCGGCCGCACCGATCAGGCCGACCGCGAGCGCACCGAAGGCGTGACTGATCGCGGTCCGCTGCGGGATCGCGGTCATCGGCATGAGATAGGCCATCGGCGCGCCCACCGCCGTGCCGATCAGCATGGCGATCAGCACGAGGTCATAGCTGACCACGTCGTGCCGGATCAGCGTACCGACCACGGCGAGCAGCATGCCCACTTCGCCGCAGCGCACGGCGCGCCGCGCAGTCTTGGGGCTGCTCATCCACATCAGCGCGAGGACGAACAGCGCGGAGGCGGCGAGGTACGCGCCCTGGACGATCAGTTCGGTGTCCATCCTACTCGCCCTTCCTGCGGAACATCTTGAGCATGCGGTCGGTGATCAGCAGGCCCGAGACCGCATTGATCGTCGCCGCGGTGACCGCGATGAAGCCCAGCGTCTTGGCCAGCGGCGTCGCGTCGGCCGCGCCGGTAATGGTGATGGCGCCGACGATCACGACCGCGGCGATGGCGTTGGTCAGGCTCATCAGCGGCGAGTGCAGCAGCGGCGAGACGCGCTTGATCAGCTGGAAGCCAAGGAAGGCGGCCAGCATGAACACGAACAGCAGGTCCGTGGTGGAGGATGCTTGGTGCATGAACGCGCTCCTCAGGCGTTGCCAGGCTGGTCTTGCAGCCGTTCGTTGACGATCCGGCCGCCTTGCGTGAGGCGGACCGCGCGGGTGATCTCGTCCTCGTCGGGCAGGACCGGCCGCCCGGCCTCCTTGCTCCAGAAGGCCGAGAGGAAGTTGTAGAGGTTGCGCGAGAACAGCGCCGAGGCGTCGGCCGCCAAGCGCGAAGGCACGTTGCGGTGCGCGACGATCAGCACGCCGTGGCGCTCGGTCACTTCGCCCAGGACCGCGCCCTCGACATTGCCGCCCTGCTCGGCCGCGAGATCGACGATCACACTGCCCGGCTTCATCGTGGCGATCTGCGCGTCGGTGATCAGGCGCGGCGCGGGCTTGCCCGGGATCAGCGCCGTGGTGATGACGATGTCCTGCTTGGCGATGTGCGACGAGACCAGCTCGGCCTGGGCCTGCTGGTATTCCGCCGACATCTCGCTGGCATAGCCGCCCGTGCCCTCGCCCTCGATGCCGGCGACGTTCTCGACGAAGATCGGCTTGGCGCCGAGCGACTGGATCTGCTCCTTCGTGGCCGAGCGAACGTCGGTGGCGGAGACCTGCGCGCCCAGCCGCCGCGCCGTGGCGATCGCCTGGAGGCCGGCAACGCCGACGCCCATCACGAAGACGCGCGCCGCGGCGATCGTGCCCGCCGCAGTCATCATCATCGGGAAGGCACGGCCGAATTCGTGGGCCGCGTCGAGCACCGCGCGGTACCCGGCGAGGTTCGACTGCGAGGACAGCGTATCCATCGACTGCGCACGCGTGATGCGCGGCATGAATTCCATCGCCAGCGCCTCGATGCCGAGGGCGGCGTAACCCTCGATCCGGGCGCGGTCGGCATAGGGATCGAGATTGCCGACGAGCCAAGCGCCGGGCTTGATGCCCGCCAGCGAAGTGGGTGCTGGCCCCTGGATCGACAGCACGATATCGGCCTCGCCCAGCACGCTGGCCCGATCGGCAATGGCGGCGCCCGCCTCGGCATAGGCCGCATCCGCGATCGAGGCGCTCTCACCGGCACCCGCTTCGACCGAAACCACCGCGCCCAGCGCGATGAACTTCTTCACCGTCTCCGGCGTCGCAGCAACGCGCCGCTCGGCTACTGCGCTCTCGCGCAGCACGGTAACGTGAATCGATGACATCGTCGGAATCCCCATTCATGCCCGCGCGCTTTGCCGCATGTCGCCGCGCGCGCGTACTGATCGTACTGCCAGTTCTGTGCTTCCCGCTCAGGGCAGCGGGGGCATGTTGTCCGGATCGAGCTTCAAATCAATCAGAATAGGACGATCACGCCTGGCGATCGCCGCGGGCGCGATCTCCACTTCGGCCTCACAAATGCCGAACGCCGGCCAGGATTACCGCGGCCCTCCGCCTCAGCGTGCCAGGCAAGTCGAACTCTTCGGCAATGCTCCACTTCGCGATCGCGCCCATGGCGATCGAGGAAATCAGTTCCGCGATTTCGAGCGAGCCGAGAGTCCTGGGCAGTTCGGCGGCTTCCTGTGCATGCGCGATGACGACCGAAAAGGCGCGTGTCATGCCGCCGGCGGCGGAGTCGCGGGCCAGGCTCTCGGGCGCCTGGTCGCGGATCTGCAACATTCGCCGCACCGCCGCCTTGGGCGATCGGGCAACCATCTCGCCAAGCTGCCGCATGATCTCGTCGATGACTTCAGCCACCGGCTGCCCGGTCATCAACGAACGCAGCGACAGCTCGTGGATCTGCTCTGCCGTGGTCCAGGCGATCTCGCGGAGGATGTCCTCCTTCTTGGGGAAGTAGTAGTAGACGCTCGCACGCGAAAGGCCTGCGCTTTCCGCGATTTCATCGACCGTCGTGGTTTCGAACCCTTCGTCGAAGCCGCGCTGGCTCCACAGCTTGAGCGCAGCGCTGACGATGTTCTTGCGCGTCGCGCGCGAACGCTCCTGCGTCAGCTTGGCGGCGGGGAGGGGGCGGGAGACGGCCATTCGCGGGCACCCTAGGTGAGATTGTGCCCGACTGCGAGCGCCAGCGTGTGAAGCTGCTCGACGTCATAAGCGTCGACCGGGCGGAACGGCTCGCTCTGGTTGAACGAATACTTGCTGTGGCGCGTCACGTTCGCCGGCCGGGCGGCAATGATTCGCGCGACACGATCGACCTCGGCATCGAGCCGATCGTCGGAGACCACGCGAATCCCGGCGCCCAGCGCGACGAGATCGGACACGGGCACGAGGTCCGCGGTCCACGTCAGATAGCGCATCGCCTGTTCGGACATCATCCGCCGCAGCATCCCCGCACCGCCGACCGCGCCGACCTTGATCTCGAACTGACCGAAGCGGGCGTTCTCCGAAGCGATCGCGAAGTCGGCGAGGCATGCGTAAAGAAAGCCCGCACCCACCGCGATACCGCGGACCTTGGCGATCACCGGCACCTTGCACTCGTGCATCACGCGGAAGACCTCGCGGCCGAGCTGCATGCCGTAATGCGGGATCGCGGGAGGCAGCGTGGCCGAGCTGGGCCGCTCCTCCTTCACGTCCATGCCGGCAGAGAAGAACTTCTCGCTAGTGCTTTCGAGCACGACGACGCGCGTTTCCCAGTCCTCGCTGGCTTCGATGAAAGCCGCCTTCACCGCGTGCATCATGTCATAGTTGATCGCGTTCGCCGGCGGGCGGTTGAGCGCGATCGTGCGGATACCATCGGCATCGCGCCTGGACTCGACGATCATGTCCTCTCCTGTCATTCGCCTATCTCGCAGCGGCCGTTGCGGAAGATCGTCGCGCCGCGTTCGGCCGCCTCGCATTCGAACGAAATCACCGATCCGTCCCGCCAGCTCTTCGTCACCAGCGTCTCGCCGGGGAAGAAGGGTGCGGCGAAGCGCACGTCGAAGCTGCGGATCAGGGCCGGATCGTTGCCGCACCAGTCCTGCATGATCGCGCGCGCGGCGAAGCCATAGGTACACAGGCCATGGAGCAGCGGCTGTTCGAAGCCCACGGTCTTGGCGACGACCGGGTCGATGTGCAGCGGATTGGCGTCCCTGATCGCATAGCGATAGAGCGCCGCCTGGTTCGCCGGCACATGCTGGCGCCGTTCCTTGTCGGGCGCGCGCTGCGGGATCGCGTGGATCGGGAACGGATCCTCGTTCGGTCCGCCGAAACCGCCGTCGCCGCGGCAATAGAGCGTCAGCACGACGGTGGCGCAGGTCTCGCCCGTCGCCGCATCGGCGATCGTGTGCTCGGCATAGACGACTGCGCCTTTCTCCGCGCCCTTGTCCGAGACGCCGAGCACGCGGCTGGAACTGCGCACGCGCCCCGCGGGCGGCAACGGCGCGTGGATGCGCAGGCGCTGCTCGCTGTGCACGACCTTGCGGAAGTTGATCTCGGCGCGGCCAAACAGATCGCCCGAGGAATCGAGCAGGGTCGTGGCGAAAGTCGGCAGGACGCGCAGGTCCTTCTCGTAGACGAGGCGCAGGTCGTCCGCGCCGAGTTCGTCGAGCCCCGCGCCGACGCCCAGCGCATAGATGATCGCATCCTGCTCGGTATAGGCGAGCTCCGCCGGGCCAGAGGTCAGCGAAAGGATTTCGGGATAGATCACCGCCTCAGTTCCAGATGCCGATGACGCGGGCGAGGTTCTCGCCCATCACGCCGCGCGTGGCTGCCTCGCCCAGGACGGGCTCGATCTTGTTCGCATAGGTCGCGGGATGGGCGAGGCCCTCCGGGTGCGGATAGTCCGAGCCGAGGATGATATGGTCGGTCGGCAGCACGGCGGCGAGTTGGGTAACGTCCTCTTCAGGGAACGGCGTGACATAGAGATGCTGCTTGAGGATCGCGCTGGGCAGGTCGTGCAGCTTGGGCGCGAGCTTGGAGCCGCGCCCCGACTGGTAGGCCTTGTCCATCTGCTTGAACAGATCGGCCACCCAGAACGAACCGCCTTCGACCGCCATAACGTTGACCTTGGGGAAGCGGGTGAACAGGCCGTGGAAGGTCAGCGCCGCCATCGTGTCCATCATCGGCCGCGCGCCGGTGCCGAGGTAGGACTGCATCGGCGTGATCTCGGTATAGGTCGGATCGCCCTTCTCGCCCCAGTGCACCGAGACGAGCTGGTGGTACTGGCTGAACGAGGAATGGAACGCGACGGGCACCCTGGCCTCGTTCAGCCGCGCCCAGAACGGATCGAAATGCTCCGAGGCCGGCGAGCGGCCGAACACCGGCCCCGTGCGCAGATGCACCGCGCGGGCGCCTAGCCGAAGTACGCGGTCGAGCTCCTTCACCGCCTCGTCGAGATCGAGCAGCGACAGCAGCGGCACCGAGAACAGGCGGTTCTCGGTGGCATAGCCCCAGTCGTCCTCGAGCCAGCGGTTGAAGGCATGGAGGTTGGCATAGGTCGCGCCGATGTTGCTGGCGAGCTGCTGCTCGATCATCACCGCGAGGCTCGGATAGAGCATCGCCGCGTCGATCCCCTCGCGGTCCATGAATTCGAGACGCTTGCCCACGTCGATCGAGTCCGGCAGTTCCTCGGCGCGCATCCGGTTCCGGACATTGAACTCGGCCATGCCCATGTCGGCATTGGGATCGCGAAACATCTCGAGGATGGACTCGGGCGGGGCGATGAAGTCCTGCGGGTGGACCGAGTTCGAGCGCAGCCGCTCGTTGCCGACCATCACGTAGTTGCGGCCGTTCTCGGCACGCTCGACGTGGATCGCCCAGTCGGCCCAGGCCGGGTCGATGTGGCGGGTAAAGCTGTCGTAGCTCTCGTAGTAGTGGTTGTCGCCGTCGAAGACCCGGTAGCGACCAGGGGCGTTGAGCGTGGCTTCGATCATCGTTCTATCCTTCCAGGGCGGAGGTTTCTGGGGCGAGCATCAGGCCCGAGCGGCGGACCTTGCCGGCGTCGTTGCGGATCGGCTCGGGCGAGAATTCGATGCGGCGCGGCAGCTTGTAGCGGGTGATCCGCGTCGCGAGGTAAGCGAGCAGGTCGTCGCGCCCGATCGTGCCGTTCTCGGCATAGACGCGGGCGCAGACGATCTCGCCCAGGTCGTCGTCGCGCTGGCCGAAGACGACGGCATCGCCCACGGCGGGATGGCTCTGGATCGCGGCCTCGACCTCGGCCGGAAAGACGTTGTTGCCGCCGGTGTTGATCATGTCGACGCGCCGGTCGGCGAGGTAGAGGAAGCCATCCTCGTCGAGCGAGCCCAGGTCGCCGAAGCTCTCCCACTCGCCATTGAGCCGCTGCTTCACGTCCGAGATCACGATGAAGCGGCGCGCGTCGACCGTGTTGCGCATGTAGATTTCGCCCACCGTGCCCGGCGGCACCGGCCGGCCCTCAGCGTCGAAGATCGCGATCTCGCCATTGCCCGCGGCGCGCCCGACCGAACCCGGGTGGTCGAGCCATTCGCGGCCGGAGATGACCGTGGTCGAGACTCCTTCGCTGCCGCCGAAGATTTCCCAGACCGCATCGGGGCCGACGAGGTCGATCCAGGCCTGCTTGAGCCACGACGGACAGGCCGCGGCCGAATGCCAGACGCGCTTGAGCGAGGATAGCTTCGCGCGATCCTCCGGCGCTTCCGCGGCCTTGAGGATGCGGTTCATCATCGTCGGCACGTAGAGCGCCCAGTGCGGCTTGTGCTGATCGATCAGCGCGATCGCCCGGGCTGCGTCGAACTTGCGCATCATGACGACATGGATGCCGCGCGTCAGGCCGCCGATCAGGTGGTTCATCGGCCCCGAGTGATAGGTCGGCCCCGGCACGAACATCGCCGGTCCCTCGGTCCAGCCCCAGTGATCCTCGGCAGGGTCGAGCGTGCAGGGTTCGGTATCGACGATCACCTTTGGCAGGCCCGTGCTGCCGCCGCTGGCCTGGGCGCGGCAGCGCAGCGCGAGCAGGCTCGGGCGCTCCCACAGCGGCTCCCCCGCGATGTCCTGCCCCTCGCGCAGCACGACCCGCGCGCCGGCGGCGGCCATGATATGGGCGAGTTCCGCCTCGGGCACGGTCTGCGACAGCGGCAAGGGCGTTGCGCCCAGCCGCCAGGCGCCGAGGAAGAAGCTCGCCTGCTCGTGCGAATTGGCCATCGGCAGGACGACGACGTCATCGCGCTGCACGCCGAGGGCATGGAGCCGGCTGGCAGCCCGGCGCGACGTCTCCACAAGCCGGCGATAGGACCAGGCCTCGTCCTCGACCGTCAGCGCCGGATCGTCGGCGCGCGCCAGCGCCAGGGCGTCCACGAGATCGACGATGTGCTGTCTCTTGTCCATCGGCCGCACGCTCTCCCTCGCGACTCATTATTTTAGACATCGTATAGATTTAAATGACCCATCTGCAATACGGCGCGCATAGATTCGCTTGACGGGCTGTCAGAAATTTAGATGTTGTCTGAAAATAGAAACGAGCGGGACGAGGCATGGCGGCAGGAACAGCGGCGGCTCACGGTGCGGAAGAGGGTCCGGTCGAGGCCATTCTCGAACCCGACCTGCCGATCGTCGACGCGCATCATCACCTCTGGTTCCAGTCGCAGGCGACACTCGATGCGCTCGACCGCGAGGACGGGGAACTGGGGCCGCTGACCCAAAACTTCAGCTTCCATCCGCGCTACCTGTTCGACGAATTGATGGGCCACGCGACCTCCGGCCACAACGTCCGTGCGACGGTCTATGTCGAGGTCCACTCGATGTACCGGCGCAGCGGCCCCGAGCACCTGCGTTCGGTCGGCGAGATCGAATTCGCCAACGGCATGGCGGCGATGGCCGAAAGCGGCATCTTCGGCGAGCCGAAGCTCTGCGCAGGGATCGTCGGCGGCGCCGATCTGCGCCGCGGCGCGGCGGTGCGCGAGACGCTAGAAGCGCAGGCGATGGCCGGCGGCGGGCGCTATCGCGGCATCCGCGCTGCCGGTATCGCCTACGATGAGCGCCTGCCCAAGCTGTCCGCCGCGATCGGCAGCCGGCCCGGGACCATGGCCGATCCGGCCTTCCGCGAAGGCCTGGCCCAGCTCGCACCGCTGGGCCTCTCGTGCGACATCTTCCTGTTCGAACCCCAGATCGCCGAGCTCAAGGACCTCGCCCGCGCCTTTCCCGACACGCAGCTCATCCTGAACCACGTCGGCATGCCGACCGCGCTCGGTGGCTTCAAGGGCACCCTGTCCGAACGCTTCCCGATCTGGCGCGACGCGATCCGGGCCGTGGCCGAGCACCCCAACATCACGATCAAGCTCGGCGGCCTGGGCAATGCCATGTGCGGCTTTCCCGAGGCTGGACGGCCCGAGACGACGGGCTCCGAAGAACTGGCCCGCGCCTGGGGCCCCTATATCGAGACCTGCATCGAGGCCTTCGGACCCGAGCGCAGCATGTTCGAGAGCAACTTCCCCGTCGACGGCGTGACCGCGCGCTATCCCGTCGTCTGGAACACCTTCAAGCGCATCGTCGCCGGCGCCTCGCCGGACGAGAAGGCCGCGCTTTTCGCGAGCACGGCCGCGCGCATCTACCGCCTGAACATCTGAAGAGGACCCACGCCATGACCGATCTCGCCGCGACGCTCGACTACGTGAAAAGCCGCATGGATATCCTCGACTGCGTCAACCGCTATACCCGCGGCATGGACCGGCTTGACCGGGACTCGGCGCTCTCGGCCTTCCATGCCGATGCCCAGCTCGAATATGGCGTCTTCGTCGGCTCGCCGGCCGAGTTCTTCGACTATTTCCACGAGCTGCACCTGCATCACCACAAGTCGACCAACCACATGATCTGCAACCACGTCTGCGATCTGGAAGGCGATGTCGCGCATACCGAAACCTACTTCGCGGTGGCCAACAACAACGCCTCGACCCCGCCCTTCTCGCTGGCCGGTGGCCGCTATGTCGACCGCTTCGAGCGCCGCGACGGCCGCTGGGCGATCGCCACGCGCGTCTGCGTCGGCGAATGGGACGCGACGCCGGGCAACGAACTGGCCGAGAAGCTCATCGCCAAGTTCCGCGAGATCGTCAGCATCGGCCGCGACCGCTCGGACGTATCCTATCAAAGGCCGCTGACTGTCCCGCCGGAGCGCCTGGGCACCAGTATCGCGGTCTGAACAACTGATCTCTTATCGCGCACCGCGCACCAGCCGGCCGGGAAGCGCCCCGGTCGGCTTGCCGGCGCGGTAGGTTACCTCGCCCGAAACGATCGTCGCATCATAGCCATCGGCCGCCTGCATCAGCCGGCGCCCGCCCGCGGGAAGGTCATAGACCGGGCGCGGCGCGTGGAGCTGCAGGCGATCGAGGTCGATGACGTTGATGTCGGCTTTCAGGCCGGCGGCGATACGGCCGCGGTCGCGCAAGCCGACTGCCTCGGCGGTATCGCTCGCGAGCATGCGGATCGCGCGCGGCAGGTCGACCCGCTTGGCGGGATCGGGATGCGCGGCCCAATGGGTCAGGAAATAGGTGGGCAGCGCCGCGTCGCAGATCATGCCGTAGTGGGCGCCGCCGTCGCTGAGGCCCAGCAGCACGTTGGGATCCTTGAGGAAGACCTGCCCTGCCCCTTCGAAGCGCTCGCCGATGCGGTTGGCCGAGGGGCGATAGAGCACGGCGCGGCCTTCGTCCTCCAGCAGCGCGTC
The window above is part of the Novosphingobium sp. G106 genome. Proteins encoded here:
- a CDS encoding class I adenylate-forming enzyme family protein, whose protein sequence is MDKRQHIVDLVDALALARADDPALTVEDEAWSYRRLVETSRRAASRLHALGVQRDDVVVLPMANSHEQASFFLGAWRLGATPLPLSQTVPEAELAHIMAAAGARVVLREGQDIAGEPLWERPSLLALRCRAQASGGSTGLPKVIVDTEPCTLDPAEDHWGWTEGPAMFVPGPTYHSGPMNHLIGGLTRGIHVVMMRKFDAARAIALIDQHKPHWALYVPTMMNRILKAAEAPEDRAKLSSLKRVWHSAAACPSWLKQAWIDLVGPDAVWEIFGGSEGVSTTVISGREWLDHPGSVGRAAGNGEIAIFDAEGRPVPPGTVGEIYMRNTVDARRFIVISDVKQRLNGEWESFGDLGSLDEDGFLYLADRRVDMINTGGNNVFPAEVEAAIQSHPAVGDAVVFGQRDDDLGEIVCARVYAENGTIGRDDLLAYLATRITRYKLPRRIEFSPEPIRNDAGKVRRSGLMLAPETSALEG
- a CDS encoding nuclear transport factor 2 family protein, with the protein product MTDLAATLDYVKSRMDILDCVNRYTRGMDRLDRDSALSAFHADAQLEYGVFVGSPAEFFDYFHELHLHHHKSTNHMICNHVCDLEGDVAHTETYFAVANNNASTPPFSLAGGRYVDRFERRDGRWAIATRVCVGEWDATPGNELAEKLIAKFREIVSIGRDRSDVSYQRPLTVPPERLGTSIAV
- a CDS encoding TetR/AcrR family transcriptional regulator; this encodes MAVSRPLPAAKLTQERSRATRKNIVSAALKLWSQRGFDEGFETTTVDEIAESAGLSRASVYYYFPKKEDILREIAWTTAEQIHELSLRSLMTGQPVAEVIDEIMRQLGEMVARSPKAAVRRMLQIRDQAPESLARDSAAGGMTRAFSVVIAHAQEAAELPRTLGSLEIAELISSIAMGAIAKWSIAEEFDLPGTLRRRAAVILAGVRHL
- a CDS encoding amidohydrolase; the protein is MAAGTAAAHGAEEGPVEAILEPDLPIVDAHHHLWFQSQATLDALDREDGELGPLTQNFSFHPRYLFDELMGHATSGHNVRATVYVEVHSMYRRSGPEHLRSVGEIEFANGMAAMAESGIFGEPKLCAGIVGGADLRRGAAVRETLEAQAMAGGGRYRGIRAAGIAYDERLPKLSAAIGSRPGTMADPAFREGLAQLAPLGLSCDIFLFEPQIAELKDLARAFPDTQLILNHVGMPTALGGFKGTLSERFPIWRDAIRAVAEHPNITIKLGGLGNAMCGFPEAGRPETTGSEELARAWGPYIETCIEAFGPERSMFESNFPVDGVTARYPVVWNTFKRIVAGASPDEKAALFASTAARIYRLNI
- a CDS encoding MaoC/PaaZ C-terminal domain-containing protein, whose protein sequence is MIYPEILSLTSGPAELAYTEQDAIIYALGVGAGLDELGADDLRLVYEKDLRVLPTFATTLLDSSGDLFGRAEINFRKVVHSEQRLRIHAPLPPAGRVRSSSRVLGVSDKGAEKGAVVYAEHTIADAATGETCATVVLTLYCRGDGGFGGPNEDPFPIHAIPQRAPDKERRQHVPANQAALYRYAIRDANPLHIDPVVAKTVGFEQPLLHGLCTYGFAARAIMQDWCGNDPALIRSFDVRFAAPFFPGETLVTKSWRDGSVISFECEAAERGATIFRNGRCEIGE
- a CDS encoding amidohydrolase family protein, giving the protein MIEATLNAPGRYRVFDGDNHYYESYDSFTRHIDPAWADWAIHVERAENGRNYVMVGNERLRSNSVHPQDFIAPPESILEMFRDPNADMGMAEFNVRNRMRAEELPDSIDVGKRLEFMDREGIDAAMLYPSLAVMIEQQLASNIGATYANLHAFNRWLEDDWGYATENRLFSVPLLSLLDLDEAVKELDRVLRLGARAVHLRTGPVFGRSPASEHFDPFWARLNEARVPVAFHSSFSQYHQLVSVHWGEKGDPTYTEITPMQSYLGTGARPMMDTMAALTFHGLFTRFPKVNVMAVEGGSFWVADLFKQMDKAYQSGRGSKLAPKLHDLPSAILKQHLYVTPFPEEDVTQLAAVLPTDHIILGSDYPHPEGLAHPATYANKIEPVLGEAATRGVMGENLARVIGIWN
- a CDS encoding enoyl-CoA hydratase/isomerase family protein; amino-acid sequence: MIVESRRDADGIRTIALNRPPANAINYDMMHAVKAAFIEASEDWETRVVVLESTSEKFFSAGMDVKEERPSSATLPPAIPHYGMQLGREVFRVMHECKVPVIAKVRGIAVGAGFLYACLADFAIASENARFGQFEIKVGAVGGAGMLRRMMSEQAMRYLTWTADLVPVSDLVALGAGIRVVSDDRLDAEVDRVARIIAARPANVTRHSKYSFNQSEPFRPVDAYDVEQLHTLALAVGHNLT
- a CDS encoding NAD(P)(+) transhydrogenase (Re/Si-specific) subunit beta, with protein sequence MDTELIVQGAYLAASALFVLALMWMSSPKTARRAVRCGEVGMLLAVVGTLIRHDVVSYDLVLIAMLIGTAVGAPMAYLMPMTAIPQRTAISHAFGALAVGLIGAAEYYKLAPTLPAGSFVLWALMLEMLLGFLTCTASVIAFAKLQEIMPTRPIMFAGQRVLNVLIFAAALGCAGMLIFVPTSSQLFPLFIALALLFGVLLVIPIGGADMPTVIALLNSYAGLAASAMGFALDNKLLIIVGALDGTSGFILAVIMCKAMNRSFSNVLFGGFGQLAAGPAGKVEERPVRSMSAEEAAPVLELASSVVIIPGYGMAVAQAQHRVAELYEHLEEMGVDVKFAIHPVAGRMPGHMNVLLAEADVPYDKLVELEDINPEMPQTDVALVIGANDTINPAARDDPNSVIAGMPIIEADKARTVMIVKRGMAAGFAGIDNPIYFNENTQMLFGDAKKMAEQLVKELQEL
- a CDS encoding Re/Si-specific NAD(P)(+) transhydrogenase subunit alpha, with the protein product MSSIHVTVLRESAVAERRVAATPETVKKFIALGAVVSVEAGAGESASIADAAYAEAGAAIADRASVLGEADIVLSIQGPAPTSLAGIKPGAWLVGNLDPYADRARIEGYAALGIEALAMEFMPRITRAQSMDTLSSQSNLAGYRAVLDAAHEFGRAFPMMMTAAGTIAAARVFVMGVGVAGLQAIATARRLGAQVSATDVRSATKEQIQSLGAKPIFVENVAGIEGEGTGGYASEMSAEYQQAQAELVSSHIAKQDIVITTALIPGKPAPRLITDAQIATMKPGSVIVDLAAEQGGNVEGAVLGEVTERHGVLIVAHRNVPSRLAADASALFSRNLYNFLSAFWSKEAGRPVLPDEDEITRAVRLTQGGRIVNERLQDQPGNA
- a CDS encoding winged helix-turn-helix transcriptional regulator codes for the protein MSKLHPGVHRVSKILNFLSDNGDRSFSYVEIAKQVNFSRSTCHMILTGLTDVGYITRLNDKSYSIGPVFNTISLVAARIFPSYCGNFQGKDAKEFNEMKNLCDMRRAP
- a CDS encoding NAD(P) transhydrogenase subunit alpha, with product MHQASSTTDLLFVFMLAAFLGFQLIKRVSPLLHSPLMSLTNAIAAVVIVGAITITGAADATPLAKTLGFIAVTAATINAVSGLLITDRMLKMFRRKGE